TGACTTAGTATTTAATGTACTGTATCAGATAATGTGATACAGCAGATTGTCTTAGGATGATTATCCAACTCATTATTATATTCTGAATAAAGTTTCTTTTGTAAAAAAAAGAGAATCAACTAACCGGGTCGCGCCAATTAGAAAATAGAGTGCATTACCTCAACTTTCTATAACATATTATAAAAAAGTAAGCCGCACAGGTTAATCTGTGTCAGTATTTTGTAATTGGTGTTCATATAATTTTATTTTTATGGTGTATTTCAAAATTACAAATCCATAAAAATCTACCCTATGACTTAAGTCATATAGTAATAATTTATTGTAGTAATACCTATGAAAAAATTATAAATATTAATTGTCGAATTATCTATTCCAGGTATAAAAGAATATGCTTTTTAAACTCTTTGGTTTGGTTAAATTTATTCAAATCATCAGATAGCATCTAATGATAAAGTAACAGGCAAACCAGCAAGAGGATAAATAGGTATTACTGAAAGGACTAATAAAATATTTTTCCACCAATATTTTTTACAATATTTTCACGTTCCATCTTTTTTAATACTCTTATCACGGTTTCTATTCTCAATCCTGTAAGTGAGGCAATTTCAAGACGGGTGTATGGAATTTGATAACCGTATTGTTCTGTCACATTATGATATTGCTTCAAACAATCCATCACACAGATTATTTTACTGAAAGTGTTTGTGGATGATAAATTATTTAACATCACATAACGGTAGTGCATTCTTTCCGAGGTATATTGATAAAGTTTAAATAATATGCTTTTATCACTATGAATCAGATCAAAGAATCTGGCTATTCCAACTTTAATAACGGCTACATCATTCATCGCTACTGCATTGACGGGATAAGGTCTTTCGGAAAATATAAAAGTTTCTCCAAGACAGTGCCCGGTTGAAGGTAAACTATGGATAAATTCTTTTCCTTCCTGATGATAATTGTTGATTTTTACATTGCCATATTTTATCTGATAATAAAATTTTGGTATTTCTGATTCTCTAAATATCATATCATTTTTGGTGAATTTCACTAATTGTCCTCCATAATGAAAGAGCAAATCTTCATCAACCAGCATATTGAAAAAATTATTAGGGGGTATTAAACTTGTACTAATTAAATTGCAGAGTTTAAAAAAAGTGACATATATCACTGATAAGTGTGCAATTAACTAGCATCCAAAGGTAATGGTAAAGGACACTTCACATGTATGACCTAAATCATACGTACGAATTTTGAGTACAAAATGTCAATCTGTCAAACGAACAATTTTACTTATATGTATTTAAAAATTTAGGTAACCAGTACAATCAATAGATTTTTGATTGCTGGTTTTTGTATTATCTTTAGATAAGAATTGTACTATTTACTATTAAAAGATCTAGTATAATCAGGAATATTTAATTTTTGATATTCTATTAACTTCAACACCACATTATTATGATTATCGATCAAAATCTTTTGCAGTTATATGGTGCAGAAACAACACAGTTTAAAGCCCATGATACAATATTTCAGGAAGGGGATACTCCAAAACGTTACTATCAAATAACAGAGGGAAGAGTTAAATTAAATCATTACGATGAAGATGGGAAAGAGATTATTCAAAGTATTTTGTTTTCAGGACAGAGCGTTTGTGAGTTACTTCTTTTTATTACCGAAAAATATCCTGTCAACGCAATAACATTAACTCCTTGTGAAATCATTACCATTCCAAAGACAACTTCTTTAAATTACTTGCTGATCATCCTAATGTATCTTTAGATATCAACAAGTTTATATCCGAACGATTGTACCAAAAATTTGTCATGATGCAGCATAATTTATCATTGAGACCGGAGGTGAGGCTTTTGGGAATTCTTGACTACTTTAAAAGCTACAGCAATAACAAAGAAAAATATTCATTTGAGGTTTATTTGACGAGAAAACAGATGGCTGCCATCACGGGTTTACGAATTGAAACTGTAATTAGAACTATTAAGAAAATGGAAAGTGATCATGTATTAAAATTGATTAACAGTAAAATATTTTACTAAACCAACTCATGATAATTCGTATTGGAGAGAGCTATCTCTACTCAAATTATATAGAGGTAACTTAATTCCATATTTAAATCGTATATAGGATTAAGATAAAATAATTATGATTTAATTAACATATTTAAATTATAAAGCTCAAAATATATTTTCGACTACCTCTACCATTGTATTTTATATTTTATAATAAATTAACTTTATAATCATAAATAATAGTAAATATCCCACTATATGATTCAAAGCATATCATTTATATAGTACTTGCATTATATTTGCTGCATATAATTACCGATGAATTATAATTTCTCCTAACCAATGATGGAGCCTTAGCAATTTTCATCCAGAAGTCGCTGATAAATATTTAATTAAATGGTACTATCCACTTTGTGGGTTTTAGTCAACTCTAAGTTAGATTGTTTATTAAAAAATATATTGTAACATGAAGTAAAATTACGATTCCCCATGGTACTTTAACGATCCTTATATTGGGAATTTAAATCCACCTTTATCACTAACCACAAAATTATTATTATGTTTTTTAAAGAAGAACTTTTACGCGCTATTGGAGCTGTAGAACAATATTACAATCCGGGAGATTATATATTCAGAGAAGGCGCAAGTCCCCAGTTTTATTTTCAGATTATTCACGGTGATGTTAAACTAAATAACTATAATAGTTCAGGTAAAGAATTTATTCAAAGTATACTAAGTTCAAAAGATCCCGTAGGAGATTACATGTTATATCTAGAGCAGACATATCCCGTAAATGCCGTAGCTCTTTCGAATTGTACTATTCTCAAATTATGTGCAGATAAATTAACGCATTACTTAGATCAACACCCTAATCATTATTTGGAACTCTGTAAATCCTTATCAAAGCACCTGTACCGTAAATTTATTCTCATGCAAAAAATATCTTCTCCCAGTGCCGTTGAAAGAATTAAAGAAGTATTGGAACTTATGAAGCATGACCACGAAAATAAAACTCCATTTACTTATGAAGTTCCCATCACAAGGCAACAATTAGCTTCTTTAACAGGGTTATGCGTTGAAACGACTATAAGAGCTATAAAAAAGATGGAGCGAGAGAAAATAGTCCGGATTACAAATCGAAAAA
This is a stretch of genomic DNA from Chryseobacterium tructae. It encodes these proteins:
- a CDS encoding Crp/Fnr family transcriptional regulator gives rise to the protein MLVDEDLLFHYGGQLVKFTKNDMIFRESEIPKFYYQIKYGNVKINNYHQEGKEFIHSLPSTGHCLGETFIFSERPYPVNAVAMNDVAVIKVGIARFFDLIHSDKSILFKLYQYTSERMHYRYVMLNNLSSTNTFSKIICVMDCLKQYHNVTEQYGYQIPYTRLEIASLTGLRIETVIRVLKKMERENIVKNIGGKIFY
- a CDS encoding cyclic nucleotide-binding domain-containing protein; this translates as MIIDQNLLQLYGAETTQFKAHDTIFQEGDTPKRYYQITEGRVKLNHYDEDGKEIIQSILFSGQSVCELLLFITEKYPVNAITLTPCEIITIPKTTSLNYLLIILMYL
- a CDS encoding helix-turn-helix domain-containing protein; the protein is MQHNLSLRPEVRLLGILDYFKSYSNNKEKYSFEVYLTRKQMAAITGLRIETVIRTIKKMESDHVLKLINSKIFY
- a CDS encoding Crp/Fnr family transcriptional regulator — protein: MFFKEELLRAIGAVEQYYNPGDYIFREGASPQFYFQIIHGDVKLNNYNSSGKEFIQSILSSKDPVGDYMLYLEQTYPVNAVALSNCTILKLCADKLTHYLDQHPNHYLELCKSLSKHLYRKFILMQKISSPSAVERIKEVLELMKHDHENKTPFTYEVPITRQQLASLTGLCVETTIRAIKKMEREKIVRITNRKIMY